ACTTTTCAGTTCGCTAATGAACTTCTGTTAACGGTGTTGTTATCAGTTTAAGTACCTATCTGCTTGACATCTGTTAACGCGCgcgagataaacaaaacagtacactacaaaatgttgtcatcgcaataataaaatcattagCAACACATTTCATTTATGTCGTCAGTATAAATTCCTCAGCTTCAAATGGGTTCGCCATTTGTTGCGTTAGCCGCTGACCTAGTCACAATTTTtaagcaatattttttaagAGCAGCGAGGAACCCCAACCGATGCTTTATATGTACTTACAAGCCACTGATTAAGGTATGTCGCATAATGCAAAATTATCGgtagaagaaagaaaatacacTGGTTAATACAGGCACCATCGAATGCGCTCAGTGACGTAAAAgtaaagtttattatttttatagtcGTGCATAATCGTGTAGTCGTGTTAGTACAAGCCCTGTAACAAACTCCCcagcttgaaatatttcacatgaAACGTTTGAATTGTTGAAACGCCTGATCGTTTTTGTTccgttatttaaattttctacagttttttttgccttttcagTGCGATTTGAATGCTGtcattttgtaattatttttattttttcgttattaCTTTTTGgactgttttttgtgtgttttccaccacccacactaacatttttattgttaaactcGTAAACAGATTTCCATCACGAGCTTTGTCAGTAAAATGTAATTTCAAGCGAATTGTACAACGAGTATATAATGCTAGAACACGCAACGATTCGCCGCAGAACTGTTCGCTTAATCAAAATAGTCATAAGgtcaaaatggcaaaaccatTGTTGTTAATCTGTGCTGTTCTCGTTGGGGTGTTGCTTCTTTCCAATAGTCCACCAGTGCAAAGTCATCTGCAAAATTGCACCAACGTTAATGCAACAACGGTAATTGAATGTTCTATTCGTGTGTTTGCTTCATGCATCGGAATCGTCTAATCAATGTTATGTTATAACTTTTCCGAGATAGGTTTATTGTACAGTGAGCAACATTAGCGGATATTCGCACCGACACCGAAACCGAGCTGTTTCCACCATAGTGAAAGTTTTATCCACAGCATTAGAGAATCCTCAAAATACTAATGGAATCTAAAAAGCTAATGCTAAACTTCAGCGAGTCTCTCCATCTTCAGCCACATACCAGCTTTCGGTGATAAAATAGCATTCTTAAGGTCAAATTTCATCGGAATTGGAGTTTTGGAGCagcaagaaaaacgaaaacccgTGAGAAGGTGTACCAATCCAATGCGTGTCTGCATCAATCCAAATCGTAGTCCCACACAAATTCTCGGACCCTCACCGAACGGTGTCCAGGCGTATGGGTGTCGTTTAGCTTCCTGTTCCGGTGTAAACCGATCCGGATCGAAACGTTCCGGATCGGGGAAATGTTCCGAATCATGGTGAATGCCAAGCACGGGAATCATGACGGACGTTCCAGCTTCTAAGATTGAGTTTGTTCCCGGTACTAGATAATCCTTGGCCGTTATACGAAAATGTACCGATATTGGAGGATACTTCCGAAGACACTCTGTAAAATACCGAAAATTAATAATGTAAGGCTCTCCAATAAAGTGTAATTGTGTTTCTAACCTTTCAATACTCGGTCCAAATATTCCATCTCCATTGCCGCTTCGTACGTCAGTTCTCCACCGTGTCGCTCAAGAACATCCTTCACACATTTTCGGGTTTTCTGTTGTATCTCTTGATTCAACGCCAGCTCGTACAACGTAAATGCCATCAATGACGAAGACGTTTCAAATCCGgccaaaaagaacacaaaagcTTGGGCAGCAATTTCATTAAATGTCAACGTACCGTCGTCCGACTTCGTGTCCTTATCACTGCGCATTCGGATCAGAATGTCCATAAAATCACTGCGCTGCACATTGTTCTCTACCCGATACTTGATCGTGTCCTTCACAACGTTCGTGAAAAAGTCCGACACCTCAGGAACTATCACCTTTATGCCCACCAGTTTAGCCACACTAGGAAATGCATTCATGAGCAACAGCTGTAACTTGCCACGAGGACGGGTAaagattttccttcccatcgcACGGAACTCTGCGTCCGGATCACGCATACTGTTGCACTCGATACCGAACGCACACACCCCAATCACATCCGTCGTATAGCGAGCCAAAACATCCTTTAGCTCCAGTTCCTCATGCCCTCGGATAGTGTCCTCCATAAAGTCCTTAAATTGCTTCCCAGCAGCCACGATCGCTGGaaacatcatcttcatcttgccGGACGTGAACGTTGGGGAGATCTTGTTGCGTAAATGTTTCCACTTCTGACCCTCCAGATTGAACAGATGCGCTGACAGTGGATCATGTTTTTCGTTGTAGTACGTGCCCCGATCGTGGAAGTACTGGAAAtccttcacaaacacacacttcaaCAGCTCCAGATCGGTGATTAACGCAACTGGTTTGGTGAACATGTATATCCCACCAAACGGATGCTTTCCTTTCAGCTCGTTGTACAGCTGACGAAACTTTTCTCCGATGTGATAAATTTTGTTCACCTCTCGCACATCACCAAATAGCAGTTCCGGCTTTAACTGCGGTACATTACGCTCTTTCCAGTACAGAAATCTTCGAACGAGTATCAAATACACTATTATGCACAGCATTCCGAAAGTAATTGCAATATCCGTGAATCCCATCTTGATCAGTTTATGATGCAACAATTGAACACGTTTCACAGGAGTATTATCACGACATCTATCACTATCAAAAGCACTTTCCCTACTGAGGAGGGTTTAATCTAACTGAGACTCTTTGTAGTTCGCTAAAGAACATCTTTTAAGGGTTTCGTTATCAGCTTGAATAGCTATCTGCTTACAGATAAACAGAACAGTGCAGTACAGTATGTTTTACGTCGCAATAAAGAAGGCATGGAAATTGAACGTGATTGataataattatgtttattagTTATCTATGCAGATCGGTATTTATGGCAacttttcttaaaaaaatattgtctcCAACATCTGCTGCTAGTAGAAAATTACTTACTATACGTTATATGCTCATGTACTTAGTTTTTCCACCTTCAACCACAACCCACCCTGAGGCGACAAGATGAAACTCTTGATGTCTAGCTTCATCGGCACCATAGTCTTGGAGCTCGGTGTAAATCGGAATCCAGTCAGCAAGTAGGCCAATCCGATCCGTGCCTGCATCATGCCGAACCGCAGACCCACACAAATTCTCGGACCCTCGCCGAACGGTGTCCAGGCGTACGGATGACGATTCGCTTCCTGTTCCGGTGTAAACCGATCCGGATCGAAACGTTCCGGATCGGGGAAATGTTCCGGATCACGGTGTATTGCGTACACGGGCACCATGACGGATGTTCCTGCTTCGAGTACCGTTTTAGTACCGGGCACTTGATACTCCTTGGAAGTTACTCGGAA
This Anopheles marshallii chromosome 3, idAnoMarsDA_429_01, whole genome shotgun sequence DNA region includes the following protein-coding sequences:
- the LOC128711129 gene encoding uncharacterized protein LOC128711129 translates to MEPLDILISVVMVCFGVYLLIDKRFQYWTNRNVPQAKPELVYGNVREVSRTIHLADKFREIYNELKGRHPLVGVYLFFKPVALITDLELLKCVFVKDFQYFHDRGTYYNEKHDPLTAHLFNIEGQKWKNLRNKLSPTFTSGKMKMMFSTIIAAGKQFKDFMDDTVQEQVDFELKDVMARFTTDVIGMCAFGIECNSMRDPDAEFRVMGRKIFARPRGRVKSLVINSLPRLAKLIGLRTLDPDVSDFFMKAVRDTIKYRVENNVQRNDFMDILIRMRSDKETKSDDGTLTYNEIAAQAFVFFLAGFETSSTLLTFTLYELALNQEVQDKGRRSVKEVLERHNGELTYDAVMEMHYLDQILKESLRKYPPVPVHFRVTSKEYQVPGTKTVLEAGTSVMVPVYAIHRDPEHFPDPERFDPDRFTPEQEANRHPYAWTPFGEGPRICVGLRFGMMQARIGLAYLLTGFRFTPSSKTMVPMKLDIKSFILSPQGGLWLKVEKLRKMGFTDIAITFGMLCIIVYLILVRRFLYWKERNVPQLKPELLFGDVREVNKIYHIGEKFRQLYNELKGKHPFGGIYMFTKPVALITDLELLKCVFVKDFQYFHDRGTYYNEKHDPLSAHLFNLEGQKWKHLRNKISPTFTSGKMKMMFPAIVAAGKQFKDFMEDTIRGHEELELKDVLARYTTDVIGVCAFGIECNSMRDPDAEFRAMGRKIFTRPRGKLQLLLMNAFPSVAKLVGIKVIVPEVSDFFTNVVKDTIKYRVENNVQRSDFMDILIRMRSDKDTKSDDGTLTFNEIAAQAFVFFLAGFETSSSLMAFTLYELALNQEIQQKTRKCVKDVLERHGGELTYEAAMEMEYLDRVLKECLRKYPPISVHFRITAKDYLVPGTNSILEAGTSVMIPVLGIHHDSEHFPDPERFDPDRFTPEQEAKRHPYAWTPFGEGPRICVGLRFGLMQTRIGLVHLLTGFRFSCCSKTPIPMKFDLKNAILSPKAGMWLKMERLAEV